In Pelosinus sp. IPA-1, a single genomic region encodes these proteins:
- a CDS encoding metal-dependent hydrolase — translation MKTFLVYATFLMLMLSNSLVAAASVSDNPVDERVTLTFYGQSAFMLSHGNTKLIFDPYLSKNPWKAANADEIECQYILVSHGHQDHIGDTVPIAKRTGAKVITFTALAGLLKEQGCDVAPMDIGGQRAFDFGYVKLTPAVHGSGVSGGLAAGFIVNFYGKTIYFAGDTALFGDMAFIAKATVDYALLPIGDNYTMGIADAVDAVELIKPKAVIPMHYNTNPLIKASPEEFKKAVEKRYRIPVHVIQPGGTLVL, via the coding sequence GTGAAAACTTTTCTGGTTTATGCAACTTTTTTAATGCTGATGCTAAGCAACTCGCTGGTCGCAGCAGCAAGCGTAAGCGACAACCCAGTTGACGAAAGAGTTACCCTGACCTTTTATGGGCAATCGGCGTTTATGCTTTCTCATGGAAATACAAAGTTGATCTTCGATCCTTATCTGAGTAAGAATCCGTGGAAGGCAGCTAATGCCGATGAAATTGAATGCCAGTACATCCTTGTTTCACATGGTCATCAGGACCATATTGGGGATACCGTTCCAATTGCTAAACGCACTGGTGCTAAGGTTATTACATTTACCGCACTTGCTGGACTACTGAAAGAGCAAGGGTGTGATGTGGCCCCTATGGATATAGGTGGTCAGCGGGCATTTGATTTCGGCTACGTCAAATTAACACCGGCTGTTCATGGTTCCGGTGTCTCTGGAGGATTGGCCGCTGGGTTCATCGTTAACTTCTACGGCAAAACCATCTATTTTGCCGGTGATACCGCCTTATTCGGTGACATGGCCTTCATTGCCAAGGCAACGGTTGATTATGCGTTGCTACCAATAGGGGATAACTACACAATGGGAATAGCCGACGCGGTAGATGCGGTGGAACTGATCAAACCCAAAGCAGTAATTCCAATGCATTATAACACCAATCCCTTAATAAAAGCCTCGCCTGAGGAGTTTAA